Proteins encoded together in one Oreochromis aureus strain Israel breed Guangdong linkage group 23, ZZ_aureus, whole genome shotgun sequence window:
- the acbd6 gene encoding acyl-CoA-binding domain-containing protein 6, translated as MASGSPSSSPDTATGSGTDPARPDTGEPLGGAGSDSDSDLGLSKFDCSAMEVGDRLEGEELEREFESAADRVKDLIQTASRDQLLYLYARYKQVKVGKCNTPKPGFFDFEGQRKWQAWKQLGDMDQEQAMQEYISCVNILDPEGSTKERRGAERRTGFGAAVSSLYQEEMIREEDKNIFDYCRDNNIEYITNAITSQNVDVNIRDEEGRALLHWACDRGHKEMVSLLLQHKADINIQDDEGQTALHYASACEFVEIVDLLLKSGADPTITDQEGCLPEEVTESRAISLLLRGYTTSKG; from the exons atggCTTCTGGTTCGCCGTCGTCCTCTCCGGACACCGCGACGGGCTCAGGTACGGATCCAGCCCGGCCCGACACAGGAGAGCCCCTCGGTGGAGCAGGCTCGGACTCGGATTCGGACTTGGGTTTGAGTAAATTTGACTGCAGCGCCATGGAGGTGGGGGACCGGCTGGAGGGAGAAGAGCTGGAGCGCGAGTTCGAGTCTGCCGCCGACCGCGTAAAAGACTTGATACAGACGGCCAGCAGGGACCAGCTGCTGTACCTGTACGCTCGCTACAAACAG GTCAAAGTGGGGAAGTGCAATACACCAAAACCTGGTTTCTTTGACTTTGAAGGACAAAGAAAATG GCAAGCCTGGAAGCAGCTTGGAGACATGGATCAGGAACAAGCAATGCAAGAGTATATTTCCTGTGTCAACATCTTAGACCCTGAAGGCAGCACAAAG GAAAGACGGGGAGCGGAAAGGAGAACAGGCTTCGGAGCAGCAGTCAGTTCCCTATACCAAGAAGAGATGATCAG GGAAGAGGATAAGAACATCTTTGACTACTGCAGAGACAATAACATCGAATACATCACCAACGCCATCACCTCCCAGAATGTGGACGTCAATATAAGGGATGAAGAG ggCCGGGCTCTCCTGCACTGGGCCTGTGACAGAGGCCACAAGGAGATGGTGTCTTTATTACTACAGCACAAAGCAGACATCAACATTCAG GACGATGAAGGACAGACGGCGTTACATTATG cctCGGCGTGTGAATTTGTTGAAATTGTGGATCTGCTGCTGAAATCTGGAGCTGACCCAACTATCACAGACCAGGAAGGTTGTCTTCCTGAGGAGGTCACTGAATCCCGTGCGATCTCCCTTCTCCTGCGTGGGTACACTACTTCGAAAGGCTGA